The Aedes aegypti strain LVP_AGWG chromosome 3, AaegL5.0 Primary Assembly, whole genome shotgun sequence genome contains a region encoding:
- the LOC110678194 gene encoding uncharacterized protein LOC110678194: protein HKFFFRSKLFDRKNRSKKAGVSDSAAEDDEFNITGISHRIKTTTASGTSTSRVVRNNPLYGENFKRFVAGGESLGAISFGASASNKSVIGGLRTVEGSSVSGARRGNNEFGENVNAILTDLDEELEVRNWRYQLSNDHF, encoded by the coding sequence CACAAGTTCTTCTTCCGGTCGAAGTTGTTCGATCGGAAGAACCGCTCGAAAAAAGCGGGAGTGAGTGATAGTGCGGCGGAAGACGATGAGTTCAACATTACCGGCATCAGCCACCGGATCAAGACGACCACCGCAAGTGGAACGTCGACGAGCCGAGTGGTGCGGAACAATCCGTTGTACGGAGAGAACTTCAAGAGGTTCGTCGCTGGAGGTGAGAGTTTGGGGGCCATCAGTTTCGGTGCTAGTGCTAGCAATAAGAGTGTCATTGGAGGTTTGAGAACAGTGGAAGGATCTTCGGTGAGTGGTGCTCGCCGAGGGAATAACGAATTCGGGGAGAACGTAAATGCTATACTGACCGACTTGGACGAAGAACTGGAGGTCAGAAACTGGCGGTATCAACTTTCCAATGACCATTTCTAG
- the LOC5578347 gene encoding liver carboxylesterase 4, producing MFYQLKFTISTEVMIAVRSLLYRFTLGILLLATRSTTRAQIQDVTIVLSQGTIVGLKVFPETSRIPVFTYLGIPYAKPPLDELRFTPPVPSPGWNRTLYARDFKPICPQLEHNSYDDVDSQGHYKFRETSEDCLYLNIWMPETAIRYGGFPVLVMITGEEMAFDWSINRATGLDLASDGIIVVTVQYRTNVFGWLSLGQKYAPGNLGLLDQQLALVWVRDNIQKFGGDTNRITLLGHGTTGGPNVMTHMVSPMTRGLFSKAIVMSGTIFSPYSRVNTDRGLSDEIVKILACNYDIGRNVLKCLQQKSVHDLLKAYEYVYRNGNYTVNLGPIVDDYLPVMERYILDDPRALFASKSFIIEDMPIMFGITSNEGGFMLNRWLDFAKQGQDYLRKYINETMIPNILEQYDFDGVGRNQIRETINWRFFDQIPDTTAHLLHSIIKLTTETKFEIPFYKTLEVFSMTSADQTDQDPTLNDESLHQQALRGGGNLYVYLFHHSNSMDMRGKINYFGGASHSSDLPFLMGPSLFQEIGRKRLSQSEDKLCKKIRALFTEFIKVGDPTPGRKIDSWTPYTENLKYIKLISTRAENLFQNDKHSLETSFEDNIKTIESKLLNVNQDDAPNPENPYLLGHINLDDQESSRSSKSAIYLDNTKDSEYFHYLRRIDSFWFGFLPKLSHIMNATDQERLRNRRIDLILEEEQELFRESSEASRYKHAFFSMLTLVCMLLAVLCVCVYVLKKNTNTSFTNIL from the exons ATGTTTTATCAACTGAAGTTCACTATTAGTACCGAAGTCATGATCGCGGTGAGATCATTGCTTTACAGGTTCACGCTAGGAATATTACTGTTAGCTACGCGGAGTACAACACGGGCCCAGATACAAGATGTCACCATTGTTCTCAGCCAGGGAACGATTGTTGGG CTCAAAGTATTTCCAGAAACATCCAGAATACCGGTCTTCACCTACCTAGGAATCCCATACGCGAAACCTCCGCTGGATGAGCTGCGATTCACACCCCCAGTGCCGAGTCCGGGATGGAACAGAACTTTGTACGCCCGAGACTTCAAACCCATCTGCCCACAGTTAGAACACAACAGTTACGACGATGTGGATTCCCAAGGTCACTACAAGTTCCGCGAAACGAGCGAGGATTGCCTTTACCTAAATATCTGGATGCCAGAGACGGCCATTCGCTACGGAGGTTTTCCGGTGCTGGTCATGATCACCGGCGAAGAAATGGCTTTCGATTGGTCCATCAATCGGGCTACTGGTCTTGATCTTGCGTCTGATGGAATCATTGTAGTTACAGTTCAGTATCGAACCAATGTGTTTGGTTGGCTGTCCCTAGGACAAAAGTATGCACCAGGAAATCTTGGTCTTCTCGATCAGCAGCTGGCCTTGGTTTGGGTTAGGGATAACATTCAGAAGTTTGGAGGCGATACCAACAGGATCACGCTACTAGGTCATGGAACTACCGGAGGACCAAACGTAATGACCCACATGGTTAGTCCCATGACTCGAGGGCTGTTTTCCAAGGCTATCGTAATGTCGGGCACAATCTTCTCGCCGTATTCTCGCGTGAACACAGATCGTGGTTTATCCGATGAAATTGTGAAGATCCTAGCGTGTAATTACGATATCGGGCGTAACGTTCTGAAGTGTTTGCAACAGAAAAGTGTTCATGACCTCCTCAAGGCTTACGAGTACGTCTACCGAAATGGGAACTACACGGTCAACCTGGGTCCGATCGTAGACGATTATCTTCCTGTGATGGAGCGTTACATTCTGGACGATCCTCGGGCGTTGTTCGCATCCAAGTCGTTCATCATAGAAGATATGCCGATCATGTTCGGGATCACTAGCAACGAGGGTGGCTTCATGCTGAACAGGTGGCTCGACTTTGCCAAACAAGGTCAGGACTATCTGCGAAAGTACATCAATGAAACGATGATACCGAACATTTTGGAACAGTACGATTTCGACGGGGTTGGACGGAATCAG ATTCGTGAAACCATCAACTGGCGGTTCTTCGACCAGATTCCGGACACCACTGCGCACCTGCTCCACTCAATCATCAAGCTGACAACGGAAACTAAATTTGAAATTCCGTTCTACAAAACGCTGGAAGTGTTCAGCATGACCTCTGCCGATCAAACCGATCAGGATCCTACATTGAACGACGAATCTCTACACCAGCAAGCCCTTCGGGGTGGTGGCAACCTTTACGTCTACCTCTTCCATCATTCCAACTCGATGGATATGCGAGGCAAGATCAACTATTTTGGTGGGGCTTCCCATTCTTCCGACCTGCCGTTCCTGATGGGACCCAGTTTGTTTCAGGAAATTGGCCGAAAAAGGCTGTCTCAATCCGAGGATAAGCTGTGTAAGAAAATACGAGCGTTGTTCACCGAGTTCATCAAAGTTGG CGATCCAACGCCCGGTCGTAAGATTGACTCGTGGACACCGTACACCGAGAACCTCAAGTACATCAAACTGATCTCCACGCGAGCGGAGAACCTCTTCCAAAACGACAAACACAGTCTGGAAACCAGTTTCGAAGACAACATCAAAACTATCGAATCCAAACTGCTGAACGTGAACCAGGATGACGCCCCCAACCCAGAAAATCCCTACCTCTTGGGTCACATCAACCTGGACGACCAGGAGAGCTCCCGCTCGTCCAAAAGCGCCATCTACCTGGACAATACCAAAGATTCCGAGTACTTCCATTACCTTCGCCGAATCGACAGCTTCTGGTTCGGATTCCTACCGAAGCTGTCTCATATTATGAACGCCACCGACCAGGAACGACTTCGGAACCGACGGATCGATCTGATCCTCGAAGAAGAGCAGGAACTCTTCCGTGAGTCGTCCGAGGCATCCCGCTACAAGCATGCCTTTTTTTCTATGCTAACCCTAGTCTGCATGCTACTAGCGGTGCTGTGCGTCTGCGTCTACGTCCTGAAAAAGAATACGAACACAAGCTTTACCAACATTTTATGA